The stretch of DNA GTGGTGGATATCTTCATGTTAATTCAAGCACAGTAACACACAACCCTCAGTGTATAAATAGACTGCATTGTGATGCATGACGCTCCATGCTACACTACACCTGAATATGAACCATCCCCACGCTCAAAAGACCACGGAAGGAAAAACACGCCATCTTTTTCTTAACCTCAATGTGAAACAACAAAGAAACAGTGGATGATTAAATAAATGCTCAGGAACAATAAGCCATTTTCTTATGTTGATATTTATACTAACTAGTACAAACATTATCAGGACTAAGGAACCCTTACTGAACGCTTGATATCTATTGGTTTGTTTTCTTAAATGCCAGTTGAAACTGCCTTTCTCTGTTTCACTACAAAGCCTAGCTACCTGGTACCTAGTAGAAATTATTGTTGTCAGGTTATTTTTATTGTGCAACGCTTCCTCGTGAGATTATTACAATAACTCTGATATGTACTGCTGACACCACAGAATACAGTAACAGTGAACTCTGATATGTACTGCTGGCACTCAGAATACGTAACAGTGAACTCTGATATGTACTGCTGACGCCTCAGAATACAGTAACAGTGAACTCTTGATATGTACTGCTGAAACCTCAGAATACAGTAACAGTGAACTCTGATATGTACTGCTGACGCCTCAGAATACAGTAACAGTGAACTCTGATATGTACTGCTGACACTCAGAATACGTAACAGGATACTGTTACTGGATACACAGCCCATAATCCAGATTTAAGGATTACCAGGAATAAGAATTTTTAAATGATTTTAATTCTAAATGACTATAAAATAATTACTGTACGGTAACCGTATAACGAGGCATGTTATCTTATTATTGCAATTAACAACTTGATCTACTTTGATACACTGTAAATGCTTTGTAATTACCCGTGCCTCACAGATCCTAACTGTGATTCATACTTATCTATTAAAACCCTGAAACATGGTGTACACTGTTCCCTGCTGCTCTCCCCCCTgacccacctctctcccccctgacccacctctctccctcctgaccCACCACTCCCCCTTCTGAGCCTCCACTCCCCCGCCTGACCCACCACTCCCCCGCCTGACCCACCACTCCCCTCCTGAGCCTCCACTCCCCCTCCTGAGCCTCCACTCCCCCTCCTGAGCCTCCACTCCCCCTCCTGACCCACCACCCCCCTCCTgaccctccactcccctcctgaccctccactcccctcctgacccaccactcccctcctgaccctccactcccctcctgaccctccactcccctcctgacccaccactcccctcctgaccctccactcccctcctgacccaccactcccctcctgacccaccactcccctcctgaccctccactcccctcctgacccaccactctccctcctgaccctccactcccctcctgacccaccactcccctcctgaccctccactcccctcctgaCCCCCCACTCCCCTCCTGACCCACCACTCCCCTCCTGACCCTCCTCTGCCACGTCACCCTGCCAAGTGCTTCCATATCCCTTTAACTCCTAAACATGTTCCTCAATAAGCAATCAGTCCGAGTGGTGGTctaatgtactgtgtgtgtgtgtgagagagagcgtatgtatatgtgtgtgtttaagtgtgttgGAACACGTTTGAATCCATGTACGATTATTTGATTGACATTAAGTGATCCTGCTTTAAGTATGACTTTGTGTGTATTTAtgggtgtatatgtatgtatgtatgtatgtatgtatgtatgtatgtatgtatgtatgtatgtatgtatgtatgtatgtatgtgggtgACTGTGTGCATGAACACATCCTgtacacacagctatataaatatattaacATTTTATAATTTATCAGTTTAAGCTAAATGACAAATGGCCTCTATATTGAGATGAATTCAGTAACTGGTAAGTACTGTGACCGTGTGATGCTGCATACCACGTCTTTACAGCCACACAGCAGATCTAGTCGTTACAGATCTAGTCAGATAGCGTATCTAGTCAGACAGTGGATCTAGACGTTACAGATATAGTCAGATAGCGGATCTAGTCAGACAGTGGATCTAGACGTTACAGATCTAGTCAGACAGTGGATCTAGATGTTACAGATCTAGTCAGATAGCGTATCTAGTCAGACAGTGGATCTAGACGTTACAGATCTAGTCAGACATTGGACCTAGATGTTACAGATCTAGTCAGACAGTGGATCTAGACGTTACAGATCTAGTCAGACAGTGGATCTAGACGTTACAGATCTAGTCAGACAGTGGATCTAGACGTTACAGATCTAGTCAGATAGCGGATCTAGTCAGACAGCGGATCTAGTCGTTACAGATCTAGTCAGATAGTGGATCTAGACGTTACAGATCTAGTCAGATAGCGGATCTAGTCGTTACAGATCTAGTCAGACAGTGGATCTAGACGTTACAGATCTAGTCAGACAGTGGATCTAGACGTTACAGATCTAGTCAGACAGTGGATCTAGTCAGACAGCAGATCGAGTCAGATAGTGGATCTAGACGTTACAGATCTAGTCAGATAGTGGATCTAGACGTTACAGATCTAGTCAGACAGTGGCTCTAGTCAGACAGTGGATCTAGTCAGACAGTGGATCTAGACGTTACAGATCTAGTCAGACAGTGGATCTAGTCAGATAGTGGATCTAGTCAGACAGTGGATCTAGACGTTACAGATCTAGTCAGACAGCGGATCTAGGCGTTACAGATCTAGTCAGATAGCGGATCTAGTCAGACAGTGGATCTAGACGTTACAGATATAGTCAGACAGCGGATCTAGTCAGACAGTGGCTCTAGTCAGACAGTGGATCTAGTCAGACAGTGGATCTAGACGTTACAGATCTAGTCAGACAGTGGATCTAGTCAGATAGTGGATCTAGTCAGACAGTGGATCTAGACGTTACAGATCTAGTCAGACAGCGGATCTAGACGTTACAGATCTAGTCAGATAGCGGATCTAGTCAGACAGTGGATCTAGACGTTACAGATCTAGTCAGACAGCGGATCTAGACGTTACAGATCTAAGAAACAGCTAGCAGCTGGAAGACAACCCTTGTTATCAGAAGAGGAAGATGAAGTGCAGATCAGAAGGAGAAGTGGAACAGAGATTGTgaacagagagaaaagaggtATACTGTTCCAAGACAGTGTGCTTTGTTGGAAAAGGGTTCAAACAAACAGAAATCAATGAAATCAAAACCCTGTGCTGACATCTAATCCTTAGAAAATTTGGCAGCATAAATTGATGATGATAATGGCGTGATGATGAAGGTGGTGGTGGAAGTGTCCAGTACATTCCCACCATTGGATCTGGACCACACCAACAGAACACGGACCACAAGCAGAGCAACAGACACCCATGATTGGTCAATCACTCTGGAGTTCCAATGACAATGGGAAAATTGaaatgatgtaaaaaaaataaacaaataaaaaaaatgaaataaataaaaccaaCAAAAGGAACCAGCGTAATAAATGGACATATTGGCAAatcaaagaagaagaaaatatttgtGTAACAAAAAAATCAGCTTTTATAAAACACTACAGAATGCAGCAAGTGTCCGTTGCTCTTTAGTTTTGTTGTTGCAGACAGATGTGAGGTTGCCATGGTGACCATAAGAAGCCCGTGTAAGACTGGAGTAGTTGCATACCTTGGACTCCAGATCTGAAACGACAGAGACGGGACCCAGAGAAGGAGTTTAAAGACATTGGATTGATTGCGAGCGGAATGTGGACATTTGGAATTCTGAGATGACTTACCTCTCGGGGGGCGGGGTCTACCAGTGGGGAGGGACATAGCTGTAACCAGGTGTGCCCTGGGACCGGTACTGTGGCATGGTGACGTGTTGGTGAGCACCCAGCTGAGCGTGCTGAGGCGTGGTCAACAGGGTTCCTACAGGACGACACATGCATCATCAGGGTAACATGTCATTTTGTCACTATTGTTTGGACCGTAACATTAGGGCCTATATGACGCAGACCAAACTAATTCAACTTACACCAAAAACACAATCATTTTAGCATAAGAATAATCCATTTTGCATAGGAAATTAAATAGAATAATTTTAAAAAGGTGTTTAATATGAAAATATATGTAATGTTCACGTGATGTCAACATGATGTAGCCACACCAGCTTCCTCAGTCATCCGTCCTACCTGCACTCATAGCCATGGTGGTCCCGGCAACCATCCCCATGGCAGCCATTCCGTTGTTTCTAGGGGCTTGGACCGGGGCGGGGTAGAGGGCTGAGGGCAGGCTGTTTGGCTGAACCACTGTGGTGTGGTGGATTACATGAGGCTGAGGCTGAGCAGCAAACACAGGCTGGGTGTAATACGcctacagacacagagacagaggttagagtgtgactgtgttagtgtgtgtctgtgtgtgttgatgtgtgtgtgcatgtgagtagTGTGTTGATTTACATAGGGCTGGGCCGCATACACTGGCTGGCCATAATACGCTGCTgcctacagggagacagagagagaggttagggtgtgtgtgtgtgcttatcaGTACATAAAGGTCCTACTGAGGGTAGTAGACGTTGAGGGAGTAGGATGTGTGTGTACGCTGAGGTTAGGATTgtatataggtgtgtgtgtgtgtttgtatagaaGTTGCTGAGGGTAGGGGTAggagtagggtgtgtgtgtgtgtgtgtgtgtgtttgtgtgaagggTATGTTGGCTTACCTGTGCATATAAGTTCTGCAGGTTCTGCATGCTCTGCAGGTTCTGCATGCTCTGCATGTTCTGCTGGGGGTAGGCACTTCTGATGGGGTACATGGCTGTTTGGTAGGGGTTGGGGGAGGGGGAGTATGGCGGAGGGGCTCCGTTCGTCTGGGTGGGGGGCACTTTATACGGAGTACCCGCTGTAgtgtatcctacacacacacacacacacacacacacacacacacacacacacacacacacgcacacacacgcgcacacacacacacacacacagagaaagagagagatgaaacaTAGATCCACCGGCCAAGACATGTATAAGAGTAACAAATCCTTCCACTCAGTCCTAATGTAGTACCTCagcagtgttcatttcatcaacAACAATAGTGACTCAAATATTTTTGAAACGCCTATTTTTCAGTGGCAATTGAGGAGACTTTAACTGACTAAATAGACCAAACTAAAGTAAAATGATTTCAGTTGACTAAAACGTGACAAAATCAACTCTGTGACCAGAATCAGACTAGTAAATATGGACAAGAGGTTATGGAGAGATTGACTAGTAAATGGACTGGACAAGAGGTTATGGAGAGATTGACTAGTAAATGGACTGGACAAGAGGTTATGGAGAGATTGACTAGTAAATGGACTGGACAAGAGGTTATGGAGAGATTGACTAGTAAATGGACTGGACAAGAGGTTATGGAGAGATTGACTAGTAAATGGACTGGACAAGAGGTTATGGAGAGATTGACTAGTAAATGGACTGGACAAGAGGttatggagagattgagagcttTTCAGAAATGACCCATAATGACCCAAAATAACCCACTGGCTCTATGTTTTTTTTCCTATCGTCCATTCATGAAGCATATTGTGGTCCGCTCTAACACTGGGCTACTTGCAGACCAGACCATTAACCATATGTTCAGGAtacgccttgttcagtcatgttacctcattagctagctaCAGCTAACAACCTGCATTCAGCAGGATGAAACGTTCTGGAACGTTCAGATAGACATATggtatgtagaacaaacatgcctctgacATGTTGAATAAGGAATAAAGTTAGAAATTCTGATAATAGACCTATCTTCAAATATGTTGGTAGGACAAGGCTATGTATGCTTGTGCACATGGAAGTCAgtgatttatgtttactatagTTTAATGAGGCAATACAAATCTGATGTGACTAAAATGAAAGGGCATTTTGGCCCACTGTTTCTGTCATTTTGACAATAACTAGACTAAATCATTATTCAAATAACAAAACATGTGAATAAGACTTGATAATTTAGTCAAAATGACTACAACTagagaaaataaaaaaaatagtgcAAAAATGAACACGGCAATAGAATGCAATCCAGTCAGAGTATGACTAGTCAATGTCTCCCCCTAGTGGTAGAGCCTCatcatttcagtctcctcctAGTGTTAGAGCCTCATCACTACAGTCTCCCCCTAGTGGTAGAGCCTCatcatttcagtctcctcctAGTGTTAGAGCCTCATCACTACAGTCTCCTCCTAGTGGTAGAGCCTCATCACTACAGTCTCCTCCTAGTGGTAGAGCCTCATCATTACAGTATCCAAGTGGTAGAGCCTCATCATTACAGTCTCCTCCTAGTGGTAGAGCCTCATCATTACAGTCTCCTCCTAGTGGTAGAGCCTCATCATTACAGTCTCCTCCTAGTGGTAGAGCCTCATCATTACAGTCTCCTCCTAGTGGTAGAGCCTCATCATTACAGTCTCCTCCTAGTGGTGTAGCCTCATCATTACAGTCTCCTCCTAGTGGTAGAGCCTCATCATTACAGTCTCCTCCTAGTGGTAGAGCCTCATCATTACAGTCTCCTCCTAGTGGTGTAGCCTCATCATTACAGTCTCCTCCTAGTGGTGTAGCCTCATCATTACAGTCTCCTCCTAGTGGTAGAGCCTCATCATTACAGTCTCCTCCTAGTGGTAGAGCCTCATCATTACAGTCTCCTCCTAGTGGTGTAGCCTCATCATTACAGTCTCCTCCTAGTGGTAGAGTCTCATCACTACAGACTCCTAGTGGTAAAAGCCTCATCACTACAGTCCCCTAGTGGAAGAGCCTCATCACTACAGTCTCCTAGTGGTAGAGCCTCATCACTGCAGTCTCCTAGTGGTAAAGCCTCATCACTACAGTCTCCTCCTAGTGGTAAAGCCTCATCACTACAGTCTCGACGTAAAGTAGTAGTTTATTGTGtttttacaccactgagtatagGCATTAGGCATCTAACATATCGCTTCCTCCTGTCCAGTGTTGTCAGATTAGAACAGGGAAAGGAAATTAAGCCACTGACATGATTTAGATTCACCACATGAATTACACAATATCTTATTAGCTACTTATATTGCTTTATGCTACATACATTAAACGTTTAGGCTATATATAGTGGGTTATTGAGATGTGCCTATGGTTATCCTAGGACTGCTCTATAGACCTCTTTCTGTGTTTGCAAACAGTGCCGCACGAGGCCGATGCGCACAACTTGGAAGGCAGCAACAAAAGCCTctatttacatgttgcttttgaGTGCATTTCTcactacttttggattataattggatATTAAGGCTCgtatgaatgtcctgcttaatataatgtttgtgtcatcatcgcaaatcaactgcattatacTTAAAAAACAACTTCAACCAGTAATATtgctctttggctagcttttgCTACAGCCTATATCAATGAAcgttagcattctagctaacaaccgctgcatccaaaatagttattttgaaaagatcacaaccaaatataatcttCAAGCAAATATAATCTTCAAGCGAAAACAAAACATAATTGTAAGTGTACGAAAACCCAAGAAAGTTATTTTGTTTTGAAGTAAATGAG from Oncorhynchus kisutch isolate 150728-3 linkage group LG15, Okis_V2, whole genome shotgun sequence encodes:
- the LOC109878867 gene encoding protein FAM168A-like isoform X3, which produces MNPVYSPVQPGAPYGNPKNMAYTGYPGGYPTAAPTYTPNLYQTGSPGYPPGYTTAGTPYKVPPTQTNGAPPPYSPSPNPYQTAMYPIRSAYPQQNMQSMQNLQSMQNLQNLYAQAAAYYGQPVYAAQPYAYYTQPVFAAQPQPHVIHHTTVVQPNSLPSALYPAPVQAPRNNGMAAMGMVAGTTMAMSAGTLLTTPQHAQLGAHQHVTMPQYRSQGTPGYSYVPPHW
- the LOC109878867 gene encoding protein FAM168A-like isoform X2, with product MASGHPTDKYSFMYQPDTHKSKNRLSSSMNPVYSPVQPGAPYGNPKNMAYTGYPGGYPTAAPTYTPNLYQTGSPGYPPGYTTAGTPYKVPPTQTNGAPPPYSPSPNPYQTAMYPIRSAYPQQNMQSMQNLQSMQNLQNLYAQAYYTQPVFAAQPQPHVIHHTTVVQPNSLPSALYPAPVQAPRNNGMAAMGMVAGTTMAMSAGTLLTTPQHAQLGAHQHVTMPQYRSQGTPGYSYVPPHW
- the LOC109878867 gene encoding protein FAM168A-like isoform X1, which encodes MASGHPTDKYSFMYQPDTHKSKNRLSSSMNPVYSPVQPGAPYGNPKNMAYTGYPGGYPTAAPTYTPNLYQTGSPGYPPGYTTAGTPYKVPPTQTNGAPPPYSPSPNPYQTAMYPIRSAYPQQNMQSMQNLQSMQNLQNLYAQAAAYYGQPVYAAQPYAYYTQPVFAAQPQPHVIHHTTVVQPNSLPSALYPAPVQAPRNNGMAAMGMVAGTTMAMSAGTLLTTPQHAQLGAHQHVTMPQYRSQGTPGYSYVPPHW